AAAATCCGCTCTGCTGCATGACCATCTCCAAACGGATTAATTGCTGTTGCCATTTGTTGATAAGCTGCTGGATTGCTTAACAAGTGACTGGCGGCAGCAACAATTTGAGCCGGATCAGTTCCTACTAACTTAGCTGTACCAGCAGCAACGGCTTCTGGTCGTTCCGTTGTTTCTCGCAGCACCAGAACTGGTTTGCCCAAACTGGGTGCTTCTTCTTGTAAGCCACCCGAATCAGTCAATAGCAGGTAGGAGCGCTGAATTGCTCCCACCAGTTCAGCGTAGTCTAGAGGTTCTGTTAAGAAAACTCTCGGATGATTACCCAAAAGCGCCTGTAGAGGTTCTCGCACTGTAGGGTTCCGATGCAATGGCAACAGCACAGCCGTATCGGGGAACTTTTCTAATATTTGTAAAAATCCTTGAGCAATGAAGGAAAGTGGCTCTCCCCAGTTTTCTCGCCGATGGACTGTAGCTAACAGGATGCGGTATTTCTCCCAGTCCAGACCATTGACATAGCAAGCTGGGAGACGCTTGGCAACTGCTAGGAGAGCGTCAATAACGGTGTTGCCAGTGTGGTGAATTTTACCCACGACTCCAGAGCGTTGCAGATTTTCGACAGCAAGTGTGGTTGGCGCAAAGTGCAGCTGAGTCAGCTGGGAAATTAAACGCCGGTTGGCTTCCTCGGGGTAGGGATTAAACAGATCGTCGGTTCTTAGTCCGGCTTCTACATGTCCCACTGGGATTTTTTGGTAAAACGCTGCCAGTGCTGCTGCAAAAGCCGTAGTCGTATCTCCCTGGACTAAGACTAAGTTTGGTTCTTTTTGCTGGAATAATGCTTCCAACCCCCGTAAAGTGCCGCAAGTAATGTCAGTTAGAGATTGTTTCGGCTGCATGATCTCCAAATCTCGATCTGCCTTCAGATCGAATAGCTGCATCACTTGCTCAACCATTTCCCGATGCTGTCCAGTTAAAACTACCCGGGTGTCAAAACTGGGCGATCGCTGGAATATCTGGATCACTGGAGCCAGTTTAATTGCTTCTGGACGAGTGCCTAAGATAATGCAAATTTGTCGGGGTTGTTTTGCCATTGAAATTGAATTGCAGTCAACCCCAAAATAGTAAACGTCCCTTTGTCCAATCTTCAAGCGGGGGTACAGAACTCAGGAGCGATCGCTGTCTTCATTTGCTGAGATTGTAAACATTTCATAAGTTATTAATTTTTATATTTAACTTAAAAATCTGTACGGGCGGGTTTGGCAGAATTGCCTGCTTGGCATAGGGATAACTGGTAAACCCGACCTAAAAATCTGTACGGGCGGGTTTGGCAGAATTGCCTGCTTGGCATAGGGATAACTGGTAAACCCGACCTAAAAATCTGTACGGGCGGGTTTGGCAGAATTGCCTGCTTGGCATAGGGATAACTGGTAAACCCGCCCCTACCAGAACATGAAAAAACCCGGTTTGAACCGGGCAGATGCACTGTTTCTATGAAAATCCCGCCAAGACGTGACTTCCGTTGATTCAGTGTCCGTTATTACTTCACATCACACGTTAATGGGCAAGCAGCATAAACAGAAGTATGAACGGTATCTGCCTCTCCGTGTAGCCAGCTTAACCATCTAACTTCATGCGGGTGAATACCCTTAAAAGTTAGTACACTTGCACCAGCAATCACCGCTAGCACGTTGAACCCAATTACAGTTCCTGCTACTAGCAAAACTGCACTGACTGGCATGAGCGATTGCAGAACAACTGATAACAAAGAAGCTACCGTAGCCATTAAAACGACTAACGGAAAACCAACTACTAGCAAGCACACTGCTAATGTGAAAGTCCAGATCAAAAAGCTTTTAATCATAAACAAAGAATAGGTTTTTCCGAGACTAGAGCTGTGAGCTAAAGCCATAACTTTTCCTCCAAGAGTAATAAAAATTTGAGTTGGTAAAATTCCGTAGACTAGTCCAAGCTAGTCAATCTTCATTGAAATTCAGTATACAAATATGGGCTGATTAAATGATCGATTAGTTATTAAACTTTACAGTAGCTAATTTGTAGTTATGAATACTAATTTTTACTCAAAATAATTAACTTAGTAACTATTACATCTACCTTTAGGTAGAGACACTAAAAATCCCTTGATTTCGGGGTTTCCATGTGTGTTGTCAACAATTTCTTTGAGATTGGCTGCAGTTGTAGAGTGCTATCAAGTATTCTACCGCCGAGCTACTTAATATTTCTTATGATTTACCCCGCTCTCTCTCATAATTCCCTCAGTTGAATGTTGACAATAACAAATGTTGCCCGGCTGATTTGATTTCCAAGCGAAGCTGGCAGTGAAACTGTTACAAAGTGCAATGGCTTGGGAAAACTAGAGACGTAAAAACCACTGCATAAAAATTGTAGATAAATGACAGAATCACAGCGCCAGCCGATTTACCCAGCTACACCTCGCGTTCCTCCCATGCCGCCACCAAGGCAAACCCCTAATAACAATGAGGCGATGGGGGTGGTCCAGTTGCAGCGATCGCAAACGATACAGGCAGTTCACGGTTTGCCTCCTACTGTCCTACCTCCATTACCAGCGACTAGTCATCATCCCGCTGCTGCAACACCCATGCCCAATTCTGCCTGCGCCTGGCCTAACAATGCTGCACCGACCTTAGAGCAGTTGGTGCGGGAAGCTTACGATCGGGGCGTTTCCGACTTGCATTTGGGTGTCGGCGAAGTACCCCGCTTTCGCGACCGGGGTCAGATCATCATCACAGATTATCCCGAAACTGACGAAGCAACGTTTTTTGGCTGGCTGCGGGAAGTTCTGAGTGACCGGCAAATTGAGCAGTTTCAACAGGAGCTGGAATACGACGGTGCCACGCAATACGATGGGTTGGCACGAGTGCGGATTAACATTTTCGTCGCTCTCAACGGTCCGGCGATGGTGTTGCGGTTGATTCCGCTGAAAATTCTCACACTAGAACAGCTGAATTTGCCACCTGTATTTCAAGATTTATGCCAGTACCATAAGGGATTGATTTTGGTTACAGGACCAACAGGTTCTGGTAAATCCACGACATTGGCAGCGATGATCGACTATATCAACAAGGAGATGGCAAAGCACATCATCTCAATTGAAGATCCAGTCGAATTTGTGCATCAAAGTCAAAAATCGCTGATTAAGCAACGGGAAGTTGGGATTCACACATTGAAGTTTGACAATGCGTTGAAAGCGTCCCTGCGGGAAGACCCAGATATTATTCTGATTGGGGAAATGCGCGATCGCGAAACTGTTAACACTGCTCTAAAAGCGGCTCAAACTGGACACTTAGTTTTTGGTACCCTACACACTAACAGTGCCGTCAAGACCATTGAACGGATTTTGAACCTTTATAATCCAGAAGAGCAGGGTCCGATGCGGATTCAGGTAGCTGAATCTTTGGTCGCTGTTATTGCCCAAGGTTTGGTACGCACCACTGATAGTAAACGGGCAGCAGTTCACGAAATCATGATCAATACGGACGCTGTTAAGGACTACATTATTCGTAACGAAGTCGAAGAAATTGAGGCAATAATTCCTCGATGCAACTTCGAGGGCATGTGTACAATGAACCAATCCCTGTACCAACTTTATGAAGAAGGACGGATTACCGAAGAAACAGCTTTAGAGGCTTCACCAAAGCTAAACGAAATGGCCATGACGCTGCGGGGTCGCATTTAAATAGGGGTCAGGGGAAGCAGGGGAAGCAGGGGGAGCAAGAGTGTAATCCAAAATCCAAAATCTAAAATCCCCTCACTCCTAACCCCTAACCCCTAACCTCTAACCCCTCGCCCCTCGCCCCTCGTCCCTCGTCCCTCATCCTGGAACATCATTTGAATCAAGCTAAATCGAGCTTTCCCAAACTATTCAAAGGCATCGCCCTATTTACACCAGGGGGAGATTTAATTTACTGCGTTGATCCTACCAAGCAAGCACGCTGGCATTTACAGTTATGTGCTGGGCTGCAAGAAATTTTGGACTTACCAGAGCCGCCCCATTTTTTAGTACCTTGCTACACAGCGACTATTGATCGTTGGTTAAATCCGCGCACCCAGCAAGTGCAGACCTTTGCTGAAGCTTATCCGCTGGTGCTGCGACATCAGGCTCTACTGAATGCGGTTTTTGAAATAGAAGAACTAGTTTGGCAAGCATCTCCCTGGCAAGAAGGATTATGCGATCCAATGGCACTAGCTACGTATCGCTCCTCATTTCCTCAACTTTGGGAAGATCACAATCTGATTGTACGTTTTGAGCGATGGGAAACAAGTCAAGGATTTGAGTTAACACCAACTACAACGGAGAATGCTAGCGCTTTGCTGGGACTAACGCCGCAGATGCGAACAGATCGGCTTCCCCTTCCTTTAAGGAAAAGGCTCTCTGGAGTTAGCCAAATGCAACCAACGCTTGGTGAGCATCAATCTACAGCATCTTCGCTGCTACAACCACCAGAAATGCTCGGTTATGTACTCCGCTTATTTGTTGCTGGGCATAGTGCAACAACCGAGCGCATCCTTCAGACTCTACACCAACTGTTAGAGCAATATCTCCATCACGCTTACACACTGAAAGTGATTGATGTTTTTAAGCATCCAGAGCAAGCAGAAGCCGATCAAGTCTCAGCCACTCCAACCTTAGTCAAGGTGTGGCCTCAACCGATTCGCAGACTTGTGGGCGAATTAGATAATCTCGAAAAGCTCCTACAGATATTGCAATCTCCACAAGCTTAGAGGGAGGATGAGGAGAAGAAAGAAGGTGGGGAGACCCCTCACCCCTCACCCCTCGCCCTCATTACTACCTACCGTTTTGTAGATGCCGGAGGTGTTGTTGGTTGTTCGGCTTCAAGTTCCTCAGGGGTTGAGGTTTGCAGAGATTCTTCAGAGATTCTTGTCCATTCGGTGTGGAAGAAGCCAGTTTTGTCAACCCGCTCGTAGGTGTGCGCTCCAAAGTAATCGCGCTGCGCTTGAGTCAGGTTTTGCGGTAGGCGATCGCGCCGGTAGCTATCAAAGTAGTCCAACGACGCACTAAACGCTGGTACTGGGATACCCAACTTCGCTGCTGCCGCCAACACTTCGCGCCAAGCCGATTGTCGATCTAAAATTGTCTGCTTAAACTCCGGTGCTAACAGCAGGTTCGGCAGCGCTGGATCTTGCTGAAAAGCGGCTTGAATTTTACCTAAAAACCCAGCCCGAATAATACAGCCACCCTTCCAGATTCGCGCCATTTCACTCAAGTTGAGTTCATAGCAATACTCCTGTGATGCCGTACCTAACAGCGCCATACCTTGGGCATAGGAGCAGATCTTCGAGCAATAGAGGGCATCTCGGATCATGTTGATAAAAGCTTGGCTATCTCCCTCATACTTGCCAGTTGGACCCGTCAAAATTTGGGAGGCTGCCACCCGCTCTTTCTTGAAGGCAGACATAATCCGAGCATTAACCGCTGCCGTCATAGTTGGAATACAAACACCCAATTCCAAGGCACTCTGTACTGTCCAACGCCCTGTACCTTTCTGCCCAGCGGCATCAAGAACCACATCGACCAAAGGCATATTAGTGTTTGGGTCGATGTACTTGAAGATATCCGCTGTAATCTCAATCAAAAACGAATTGAGTTCGTCGGTCGTGTTCCATTCGGCAAAAATGTCACTCAATTGAAGATGGTCAAGACCTAAGCCATTCTTCAGCAGATCGTAGGCTTCAGCTATCAGCTGCATATCGCCATACTCAATGCCGTTATGTACCATCTTGACGTAGTGACCTGCACCACCAGGACCGATGTAGGTAACACAGGGTCCGTCCTCCACCTGAGCAGCAATCTTTTTAAAAATTGGCTCCAAATACTCATAAGAGCTTTTCGTGCCTCCGGGCATCAAGCTGGGACCATTCAACGCCCCTTCTTCACCACCACTAACACCCATACCAATAAACTTGAATCCAGCTGACTCTAGTTCGCGGGTACGTCTTGCGGTATCAGTATGCAGGGAGTTGCCACCGTCGATAATGATGTCACCCTCATCCAGTAAAGGCTTGAGCTGACTAATTACAGCATCCACTGGTGCACCAGCTTTCACCATAATCAGGATTTTTCTAGGTCGCTCTAGAGAGGCGACAAAATCTTCAAGGGTATAGGCAGCTTTTATATTCTTGCCTTCTGCCCGCTCAGCCATAAAGGCATCGGTTTTTTCTGGGGTGCGATTAAAAACAGCAACTGGGAAACCATTGCGCTCGACATTCAGCGCTAAATTCTCGCCCATGACGGCTAAACCAATCACACCAAAGCTTTGTTGTGCCATAAGATTCTTTGCTAACTCTGCATAAGATGGAAGAGTCAATTCCCCCTTCAGGGTAGCCCGATCTCTTGGAATTCTTCAGTAAAAAAGAGATTAAGAGTCGGTTTGAAGCGTATAACTGTAAGTTAGTTGTAAACAGGGGATTAATTTTCGTTTGTATCTAAGTCAACAATCTCAAGCAAAATGTAAAGATAGCTAGTCCTCAAATATAGTAAGGAGTACCTAAGAAATGCTGGCATACATCCTAGCTTTGGCTGTTGGTCTTGGCAGCCTGGGGATCTACTTAGCTGCTTTCTTTTTCCCCGAAGTCCACCGCAAGAATGATTTTATTTGGAGTGGGGTGGGGCTGTTCTATACCTTAATCTTATGGGTGTGTGCTGGAAGGATTACTGGAAGTCTCCTGTTAGGTCAAGTAGCTGGTGTGGCTCTATTGGGTTGGTCAGTCACGCAAACACTACAGTTACGCCGCCAACTTACCCCACGCTACCAACAAACAGAGTTACCGAGCGCTGAAGAGGTCAAGAACAATGTTCAAGATAAAATATCCGATTTATCGCCACTACAGAGGCTTTCTCAACTGGGTAAGCGAGTTAGCGGCAGCGCTACCACTGCAAAAAATCGGCTTCAGGAAAATTTGAGTGGTTTGACCCAGCGTAAGCCTCAGGCACAGCAGCCAAGTGGCTCTCCTGCAACGGGTAAAGCTCCTGCACCTCAAGCGGCTGAAGAGCAGGCAAGAGTCCAAATTATCGACAACCGTATCCCTATACCAGAGCAGCCAGAACCCGCTACGGCTACTGAAGAACCCACAAAGGGATCGCCCCTAGGAGCACCTGCTGCCACAACAGATCAGCCAGCTGGTCCAGATATGCCGGGATCAAGCGGAAAAGAACCTATCCCAGTCGAGGAAATTGCTCTAGAGGTGGAATTGGCTCCAACAGCTGAGCCTCCGGGTTCAGGAGACCCGCAGGATAGACAAAATCCACCACTTCCCCCGGTTGCGATGGAAGCAGTTCCAATTGAAACACCTCAAACGGCTCCATCGCCTCCCTCAGATTCAGAGTCTTCCCCAGAGGGTGACATTCCCGAACCGATTCACCCCAATCCACCAGACCCTGAACTGGTAGAAGCTGCTATTCAGGACGCTGAAGAAAAGCATCTGGAAGCCTCACCGCCAGAGAGTGTAGATCCAGATTCTGCTGAAACCAACGAATAAAGATGGGTTCAGCTAAACTCTAGACGCTCCTAGCCTTCTCCCCGCTCTTGTAGCGGGGCTTTTATTAAGTTTTTTCACGGAAATTTTATAATAGTTGGAATAATACCTCGCCCTTATTCTAGGCATCCGACTGTGACAGAACCAGGAAGCTACAAAGACACTGTAAATCTGCCCAAAACAAACTTTGATATGCGGGCAAATGCTATCAAGCGGGAACCAGAACTGCAAAAGTTTTGGGAAGAAAACCAAATTTACGATCGCCTGTCGCAGAACAATCCCGGCGATTTATTTGTGCTGCACGATGGTCCACCCTATGCCAATGGTTCGCTGCATATCGGTCATGCCCTAAACAAAATTCTCAAAGACATCATTAACAAATTCCAACTGCTACAAGGGCGCAAGGTGCGTTATGTCCCTGGCTGGGACTGCCACGGTTTGCCGATTGAACTCAAAGTTATCCAAGGCATGAAACCAGCGGAGCGACAACAGCTTACACCTCTGAAACTGCGACACAAAGCCCGAGACTTTGCTCTCCAAGCGGTTGATGAACAAATGCAAAGCTGTAAGCGCTACGGAATGTGGGGCGATTTTGAACACCCTTATCTGACGTTGAAGCCAGAGTATGAAGCGACCCAGATCGGCGTGTTTGGTCAGATGGTCCTGAAAGGATACATCTATCGTGGTTTCAAGCCTGTTTACTGGAGTCCTAGTTCTAAAACCGCCCTGGCTGAAGCGGAATTAGAGTATCCGGAAGGGCACACTTCGCGCAGTCTATATGCTGCCTTCCCACTAACTCATGTGGAGGAATCAGTCTTTCCCAAACTTAAATCCTTCTTGCCAAATCTGCGGGTGGCAATCTGGACAACGACCCCTTGGACAATTCCGGGTAACTTGGCGGTAGCAGTGAATCCAGATCTGGATTATGCAGTGGTCGAGGTGAGCGGCGAGGGAGAATCAGCCGATGCCTCACCTAAGTACCTAATTGTAGCCGCAGATCTGGTAGAACGTTTGTCAACGACTCTAGGGACGAAGCTAACGGTGAAAACTGCGCTCAAGGGGATGGCGCTAGAACATTGCAAGTACCGTCACCCCCTGTTTGAGCGCGAGAGTCCGATTGTGGTTGGCGGAGATTATGTGACCACAGAATCCGGTACCGGATTAGTACACACTGCTCCAGGTCACGGTCAGGAAGATTATCTAGTAGGTCAACGCTACGGTTTGCCAATCCTGTCGCCTGTGGATGCAGACGGCAACTTTACACAGGAGGCAGGACAGTTTGCGGGGTTGAATGTTTTAGGTGATGGTAATGCAGCGGTAATTGAAGCCTTAGCCAAGGCTGGGTCTCTGCTGAAGGAGGAACCCTACGTCCATAAGTATCCCTACGATTGGCGTACCAAGAAACCTGTGATTTTGCGGGCAACCCAGCAGTGGTTTGCTTCGGTAGAGGGATTTAGGGAAGAAGCGCTAAAGGCGATCGCCTCTGTTACATGGATTCCACCTCAAGGTGAAAACCGGATCACAGCAATGGTAGCCGAGCGTTCCGATTGGTGCATTTCCCGGCAGCGCAGCTGGGGTGTACCGATTCCCGTCTTCTACGATGAAGAAACTGGCGAACCGCTGCTGACAGCAGAAACCATTGCTTACGCCCAGGCAATTGTGGCAGAGAAAGGTTCGGATGCCTGGTGGGAAATGTCGGTTGAGGAGTTATTGCCAGAACAACACCGGACCAATGGTCGGTCTTATCGCAAAGGCACCGACACGATGGATGTCTGGTTTGACTCTGGTTCATCTTGGGCAGCTGTAGTCAAGCAGCGACCAGAATTGCGATATCCAGCTGATATGTACTTGGAGGGTTCAGATCAACATCGCGGCTGGTTCCAGTCCAGTTTGCTAACGAGTGTAGCGACGAATGGCATAGCT
This window of the Chroococcidiopsis sp. CCMEE 29 genome carries:
- the gndA gene encoding NADP-dependent phosphogluconate dehydrogenase; amino-acid sequence: MAQQSFGVIGLAVMGENLALNVERNGFPVAVFNRTPEKTDAFMAERAEGKNIKAAYTLEDFVASLERPRKILIMVKAGAPVDAVISQLKPLLDEGDIIIDGGNSLHTDTARRTRELESAGFKFIGMGVSGGEEGALNGPSLMPGGTKSSYEYLEPIFKKIAAQVEDGPCVTYIGPGGAGHYVKMVHNGIEYGDMQLIAEAYDLLKNGLGLDHLQLSDIFAEWNTTDELNSFLIEITADIFKYIDPNTNMPLVDVVLDAAGQKGTGRWTVQSALELGVCIPTMTAAVNARIMSAFKKERVAASQILTGPTGKYEGDSQAFINMIRDALYCSKICSYAQGMALLGTASQEYCYELNLSEMARIWKGGCIIRAGFLGKIQAAFQQDPALPNLLLAPEFKQTILDRQSAWREVLAAAAKLGIPVPAFSASLDYFDSYRRDRLPQNLTQAQRDYFGAHTYERVDKTGFFHTEWTRISEESLQTSTPEELEAEQPTTPPASTKR
- the ileS gene encoding isoleucine--tRNA ligase — protein: MTEPGSYKDTVNLPKTNFDMRANAIKREPELQKFWEENQIYDRLSQNNPGDLFVLHDGPPYANGSLHIGHALNKILKDIINKFQLLQGRKVRYVPGWDCHGLPIELKVIQGMKPAERQQLTPLKLRHKARDFALQAVDEQMQSCKRYGMWGDFEHPYLTLKPEYEATQIGVFGQMVLKGYIYRGFKPVYWSPSSKTALAEAELEYPEGHTSRSLYAAFPLTHVEESVFPKLKSFLPNLRVAIWTTTPWTIPGNLAVAVNPDLDYAVVEVSGEGESADASPKYLIVAADLVERLSTTLGTKLTVKTALKGMALEHCKYRHPLFERESPIVVGGDYVTTESGTGLVHTAPGHGQEDYLVGQRYGLPILSPVDADGNFTQEAGQFAGLNVLGDGNAAVIEALAKAGSLLKEEPYVHKYPYDWRTKKPVILRATQQWFASVEGFREEALKAIASVTWIPPQGENRITAMVAERSDWCISRQRSWGVPIPVFYDEETGEPLLTAETIAYAQAIVAEKGSDAWWEMSVEELLPEQHRTNGRSYRKGTDTMDVWFDSGSSWAAVVKQRPELRYPADMYLEGSDQHRGWFQSSLLTSVATNGIAPYKTVLTHGFTLDEQGRKMSKSLGNVIDPAVVISGGKNQKEEPPYGADVLRLWVSSVDYSSDVPISKNILKQMGDVRNKIRNTARFLLGNLHDFDPEQDAVPYEQLPELDRYMLHRITEVFTEVTQAFERFQFFRFFQMVQNFCVVDLSNFYLDVAKDRLYISSPDAFRRRSCQTVMAIALENLARAIAPVLCHMAEDIWQYLPYKTPYKSVFESGWVKLEEKWYSPELAEVWQQRRFIRTEVNKVLEKARAEKMIGSSLEAKILLYVPEQQLREQRLPTPRFQDLTNNKNGVDELRYLFITSQVELLDSPEALEGLKYSFQSDPLGIGVVKADGEKCDRCWNYSIHVGELVEHPLLCERCIPALAGQF
- a CDS encoding Ycf66 family protein; protein product: MLAYILALAVGLGSLGIYLAAFFFPEVHRKNDFIWSGVGLFYTLILWVCAGRITGSLLLGQVAGVALLGWSVTQTLQLRRQLTPRYQQTELPSAEEVKNNVQDKISDLSPLQRLSQLGKRVSGSATTAKNRLQENLSGLTQRKPQAQQPSGSPATGKAPAPQAAEEQARVQIIDNRIPIPEQPEPATATEEPTKGSPLGAPAATTDQPAGPDMPGSSGKEPIPVEEIALEVELAPTAEPPGSGDPQDRQNPPLPPVAMEAVPIETPQTAPSPPSDSESSPEGDIPEPIHPNPPDPELVEAAIQDAEEKHLEASPPESVDPDSAETNE
- the wecB gene encoding UDP-N-acetylglucosamine 2-epimerase (non-hydrolyzing), translated to MAKQPRQICIILGTRPEAIKLAPVIQIFQRSPSFDTRVVLTGQHREMVEQVMQLFDLKADRDLEIMQPKQSLTDITCGTLRGLEALFQQKEPNLVLVQGDTTTAFAAALAAFYQKIPVGHVEAGLRTDDLFNPYPEEANRRLISQLTQLHFAPTTLAVENLQRSGVVGKIHHTGNTVIDALLAVAKRLPACYVNGLDWEKYRILLATVHRRENWGEPLSFIAQGFLQILEKFPDTAVLLPLHRNPTVREPLQALLGNHPRVFLTEPLDYAELVGAIQRSYLLLTDSGGLQEEAPSLGKPVLVLRETTERPEAVAAGTAKLVGTDPAQIVAAASHLLSNPAAYQQMATAINPFGDGHAAERIFQVVENYFS
- a CDS encoding circadian clock KaiB family protein; its protein translation is MNQAKSSFPKLFKGIALFTPGGDLIYCVDPTKQARWHLQLCAGLQEILDLPEPPHFLVPCYTATIDRWLNPRTQQVQTFAEAYPLVLRHQALLNAVFEIEELVWQASPWQEGLCDPMALATYRSSFPQLWEDHNLIVRFERWETSQGFELTPTTTENASALLGLTPQMRTDRLPLPLRKRLSGVSQMQPTLGEHQSTASSLLQPPEMLGYVLRLFVAGHSATTERILQTLHQLLEQYLHHAYTLKVIDVFKHPEQAEADQVSATPTLVKVWPQPIRRLVGELDNLEKLLQILQSPQA
- a CDS encoding type IV pilus twitching motility protein PilT is translated as MTESQRQPIYPATPRVPPMPPPRQTPNNNEAMGVVQLQRSQTIQAVHGLPPTVLPPLPATSHHPAAATPMPNSACAWPNNAAPTLEQLVREAYDRGVSDLHLGVGEVPRFRDRGQIIITDYPETDEATFFGWLREVLSDRQIEQFQQELEYDGATQYDGLARVRINIFVALNGPAMVLRLIPLKILTLEQLNLPPVFQDLCQYHKGLILVTGPTGSGKSTTLAAMIDYINKEMAKHIISIEDPVEFVHQSQKSLIKQREVGIHTLKFDNALKASLREDPDIILIGEMRDRETVNTALKAAQTGHLVFGTLHTNSAVKTIERILNLYNPEEQGPMRIQVAESLVAVIAQGLVRTTDSKRAAVHEIMINTDAVKDYIIRNEVEEIEAIIPRCNFEGMCTMNQSLYQLYEEGRITEETALEASPKLNEMAMTLRGRI